One Salinimonas marina DNA segment encodes these proteins:
- the pepA gene encoding flocculation-associated PEP-CTERM protein PepA — MKIKSLVKSLALTAGLAASFASHADFLDFSVDETPYGGEVVTADKLNGGYTEILTFDDAGNFTASAFASMNQLFGNDGTANGSQIGSLLGAQYNLYATFTATGTVMTPGVMGSNASLSADSGSFSLYLDQNRDTVATDVASLTLANTADDRMLGFSTSLAENVGLLYGFGGVFDFIFNDFTLTADGDTYFVSPTPFYMTVNIDGDFDTIPLAGQQQVTGDLSAVFVADVPEPSTIAVLALGLLGLGATSRRKA, encoded by the coding sequence ATGAAAATTAAATCGTTAGTAAAATCTTTAGCGCTTACTGCTGGTCTTGCTGCTTCTTTTGCTAGCCACGCTGACTTTTTAGATTTTTCAGTTGACGAAACCCCGTACGGTGGTGAAGTCGTGACTGCGGATAAACTAAATGGCGGCTATACCGAAATTCTTACTTTTGATGATGCAGGTAATTTCACTGCTTCAGCATTTGCCTCGATGAACCAATTGTTTGGCAACGATGGTACCGCCAACGGCTCTCAGATTGGTTCTTTGCTTGGCGCTCAGTATAATCTGTACGCAACATTCACGGCGACAGGGACGGTAATGACCCCTGGTGTCATGGGCTCAAACGCTTCGTTGTCTGCTGATAGTGGTTCTTTCTCACTCTATCTTGATCAGAACCGCGATACCGTGGCTACTGATGTCGCGTCGTTGACCTTAGCAAATACTGCAGATGATAGAATGCTGGGTTTCAGCACCTCTTTGGCTGAAAATGTAGGCTTGTTGTACGGTTTTGGTGGTGTGTTTGATTTCATTTTTAATGACTTCACACTAACCGCTGACGGCGATACTTATTTTGTATCTCCAACGCCTTTTTATATGACCGTTAATATCGATGGTGATTTCGACACCATCCCTCTGGCTGGCCAGCAACAGGTAACCGGTGACCTTAGCGCCGTATTTGTTGCCGATGTACCAGAGCCCTCAACTATCGCAGTACTGGCGTTAGGTCTTCTTGGCCTTGGCGCGACCAGCCGTCGTAAAGCATAA
- the pepA gene encoding flocculation-associated PEP-CTERM protein PepA, with protein sequence MKLKTLVKSLALTAGIAASFSSHADFLDFQIDETPYGGEVITADKLNGGYTEIINFDDAGNFTATAFASMNQLFGNDGTANSSQIGSVIGANYNLYATFSATGTVMTPGAMGSNSSLSAESGSFSLFLDANQDTTANDVATLDLANTSDDMLLGSSDNLAQNVGLLYGFGGVFDFMFRDFELTAQGDTYFVSPTPFYMSVRVDGDFDTIPLEGQQQVTGDVSAVFDVPEPSTIAVLSLGLLGLGATSRRKS encoded by the coding sequence ATGAAACTTAAAACATTAGTAAAATCTTTAGCACTGACCGCGGGTATCGCAGCATCTTTTTCTAGCCACGCTGATTTTCTGGATTTTCAGATTGATGAAACTCCTTATGGTGGTGAAGTGATCACTGCTGATAAACTGAATGGCGGTTACACTGAAATCATTAACTTTGACGATGCCGGTAACTTCACTGCTACTGCATTTGCGTCAATGAACCAACTTTTTGGTAACGACGGCACAGCCAACAGCTCACAGATTGGTTCTGTTATCGGTGCTAACTACAACCTGTATGCCACATTCTCTGCTACCGGTACCGTAATGACTCCGGGCGCAATGGGTTCTAACTCATCATTGTCAGCAGAGTCTGGTTCGTTCTCTTTGTTCCTTGATGCCAATCAGGACACCACGGCGAACGACGTAGCCACATTAGATTTGGCTAACACCTCAGATGACATGCTGTTAGGTTCAAGTGACAACCTGGCACAAAATGTCGGTCTGTTGTATGGCTTCGGTGGGGTGTTTGATTTCATGTTCCGTGACTTCGAACTGACTGCACAGGGCGATACCTACTTTGTATCTCCTACGCCTTTCTACATGAGTGTTCGTGTAGACGGTGATTTTGACACCATTCCTCTGGAAGGCCAGCAACAAGTAACGGGTGATGTCAGTGCGGTATTTGATGTACCAGAGCCATCAACTATTGCGGTACTGTCTTTAGGCCTGTTAGGTCTTGGCGCTACCAGCCGTCGTAAATCTTAA